Proteins encoded within one genomic window of Anopheles gambiae chromosome 3, idAnoGambNW_F1_1, whole genome shotgun sequence:
- the LOC3291409 gene encoding large ribosomal subunit protein eL27, translating to MGKIMKSGKVVLVLGGRYAGRKAIIMKTFDDGTSDKQFGQALVAGIDRYPRRVTRNMSKDRIHKRCKIKPFIKMLNYNHLMPTRYSVPDVNLDSKYSVADMKDPAKRKKARNQIRCKFEERHKTGKNKWFFQKLRF from the exons ATGGGTAAGATTATGAAATCTGGTAAGGTGGTACTCGTCCTCGGTGGACGGTACGCCGGTCGCAAGGCTATCATCATGAAGACGTTCGATGACGGTACGTCGGACAAGCAGTTCGGCCAGGCCCTCGTTGCCGGCATCGATCGCTACCCGCGACGTGTGACGCGAAACATGAGCAAGGATCGCATCCACAAGCGTTGCAAGATCAAGCCCTTCATCAAG ATGCTGAACTACAACCATCTGATGCCGACGCGCTACAGCGTGCCAGATGTGAACCTGGACAGCAAATACAGCGTGGCTGACATGAAAGATCCGGCCAAGCGGAAGAAGGCCCGCAACCAGATCCGCTGCAAGTTCGAGGAGCGACACAAGACCGGCAAGAACAAGTGGTTCTTCCAGAAGCTCCGTTTCTAA